The DNA region GCGCACGGCGCACTACATTGGCCACGTGCGCCTCGATGGACGCGCGCGCCGCCAGCGGCCGATAGCGCGTGTCCACCGGAAAACTCCGGCCTTCCGAAATCAGCCGTGGCGCTCCGCCAAGAAGTTGCGCCACCGGCGCGCCGTCCAGGGTCGCGGACATCGCCACAATCCGCAGGTCCGCCCGTAGCGCCTGACGCGCTTCCAGGATCAGCGCCAGGGTCAAATCGGCGTGCAGGCTGCGTTCATGGAACTCGTCGAAAATCACCAAGCCGTAATCACCGAGCGCCGGGTCGGATTGCAGCAGGCGCGTGAGCACCCCTTCCGTGACCACCTCGATGCGCGTACGCGGCCCGACGCGCGTGTCCATGCGTACGCGGTAGCCGACGGTTTCGCCGACCCGCTCACCGAGTACCGCCGCCATGTACTGTGCGGCGGCGCGCGCCGCCAGCCGCCGTGGCTCGAGCATCACCAGCTTGCGACCCTGCAGCCACGCAGCACCCAACAAAGCCGGTGGCACGCGAGTGGTCTTGCCGGCGCCGGGCGACGCCTCGATCACCAGCGATACATGCTCCGCAAGCGTGGCGCGGATCTCGGAAAGCAGGGAATCGATTGGAAGGGGTACCACCGTCTCATTGTACGGTGACCACAATGACAAACTGTACATCTGCCGCCGTGCACGGATTTCCTATAATGGAGTCTTATAGAATCCGGCTAGAAGGAGGAATGACACATGGGCTTCGCACCTTCCGATATGCAACTGACCAGTTCCGCGTTTACTCCGCTCGGCGCCATCCCCAGGAAACACAGCGGCGAAGGCGAGGATGTGTCCCCTACCCTTGCCTGGCGTGGCGTACCCGCCAAGGCGCGCTCCCTGGCGGTGATCTGCCACGACCCGGACGCGCCGCTGATTTCCGCGGGCGGCACCTACGGATACGTACATTGGGTGCTGTACAACATTCCCGCATCCGTCACGCATTTGGCGGAAGCAACGCAGGACCACACAGCCGGAAAGAACGACTCCGGCAAAAGCGGTTACGGCGGCCCAATGCCGCCCAACGGTCACGGGCGGCATCATTACTACTTCTGGCTGCTGGCGCTCGACAACGAGCCACACCTGCCCGCCGGGCTGACACTGTGGGAGTTCCT from Gammaproteobacteria bacterium includes:
- a CDS encoding YbhB/YbcL family Raf kinase inhibitor-like protein codes for the protein MGFAPSDMQLTSSAFTPLGAIPRKHSGEGEDVSPTLAWRGVPAKARSLAVICHDPDAPLISAGGTYGYVHWVLYNIPASVTHLAEATQDHTAGKNDSGKSGYGGPMPPNGHGRHHYYFWLLALDNEPHLPAGLTLWEFLKRVEPHVIGMNRLIGTYERH